In Hymenobacter volaticus, the genomic window ACTAGAGCAGGCAGTACTCAACAGCGCCAGTCGGGAAGAAATTAAGCACCTAGTTAAGAGCTGCTCTTATTACCATGATGCGGTAATAGTAAGGACGCTGTAAGGCTGATTGCCACGCCCTAAAATCTGCATTCATTATTGTATGTGTTACCCAAGTACAAGAGGCGTTACCGAGCCGTTAACGTAGCCGTTTCAGTAACACCTCCCCTACTCTTATTCTAACAGTCGCTCCCGCAGTTGCTTGCGCCATTTACCTTTGAGCTCGTAACGCCCCGTACGCCCAGATAGCCAACTTGCTTTTGCTTCTTGTTGCGTTTCTTGCACGATGAGCAACGCGTCCCATAAGTCGTCTAACCGCAATCGAGCTACATGCCCCGTTTGACTCAGATAGGGGTGTGCTTTATAGTTCTCCCGCGCATCCATTAAACTATCTGCCAATTCCTGTAGCGTTTCACTATCTAAACGCTGGCTCTCATGGTATAGAAAGGGCTCTACGACTTTCACATAGATAGCGTGCATTTCGTGTGCTAACGCGGCGTCGGCTTGTTGCTGGCGAATCGCCTTGGCGGCGGCTTCTTGTTCATCGTAGCGAACCAAGCAGGCCCGAATCATGGCATTTACATCTACTTTCTCGTCGGCCGAGGTCGTACTAGGTGTATCCTGTGGCTCTCTCACCTGCAATGCAGGTTGTCGCAGTGACAGATTCGATTCCCAGCTGGATTCATCGCCTGGCTGCCTATGTGCACCGGCCTGTTCTTCTTCTCGTTCTTCCAGTTCTTCGTCAGAGAGAATTCCTTGCCGGTGCGCCGCTACGCGGCACCGGCCACTACAGAATTGTTTATCACTTCGACCAGTGAAATAGGTACCACAGATTGGGCACTCTTTTTCGAGGGTATACATAGCTATTAAATTTAATGATGTGAGAGAGGATGCACTGAGCAGCGCCACTTTTACAGCTGGTGCGCCTAGTATTCTGTGCCAGACCTGTGACGATAGCCCACCCACGCTCATTCTATGGCCTCACATGTCACTTAACAGCCCGTTGAGGGCCTCCTACTAATCTGGTCCTAGTAAGTCAAAGTGCAGATGGCTAAGGAAGAGTCGGCACAGGTCATCAGTGACGGGGCAACTACCAGTTTGTTCCGGCTTGCCACGACACTCGCACGTGGTACAATTCTAGCTTTTTGTTGATTCAGGAAATTCGAAGGACTTTACGCTCTATTGCTTCTCGTCCCTCTAGCTTTGCCAAGCAGGAGGAAAACCGAAGTTAGGCTGGTTACTTCAGGCGTGAAAGTCACTTATAGGCATACTATTGCTTTACGAGTAAGTGCCGCCGTTGAACTTCAGCAAGAAATAACTAATCGTCCAGCCAGCTATCAACCACTTCATCTAACTCCAGTAGCTCGGCATGGAAAACATTTAGCATACAACATGTCCCTCTTACTTGTGTGACTCTAAGTAAGCTATTAACTCGCTCCGTTTGTAGAGCACACGCTTGTCAGAACTATAGTAAGAGTTAATGATCTGTAATCGACGCAGCTTGTTCAAAGTTGGTTTGGACAGATGCAGCAGGTCAAGCGCCTGTTTCGTGGTGAGGTACTCGGCCTGGCTCTGCTGCTGATCAGCCTGCAACAAAGCGAACAGAGGCTTGAGTTTTTCATCCAGAATAGTATTGAGAAGCCACCTGAATTGCGGAAGCGTTAGCAGGGCTGGTAACACTTCAAGAGGATCATGTTCTTTCATTGTCAGGGCTAGTTGACTAACTCAAGACAAAAGTGACCCGATGCGAAATCTGTAATGCTCTCACAGCATCGATCAGGTGTGAGAACAACAATGATGATATTGGTGACATACGACATGTGTTAAAAGATTAAACATGTCGCAAGGGATAAAATAAGGGGAGCTGTAGCAGGTAGTGTAGCAGCTACAATTTTACCGTATCTGATATATGTTATTGATAATCAATAACATATATATTACTCATCTATTTGCTTTCCTTTACTCTGTTTCACCTCTCTAATCTTGTCAGCGACTTTTTTGCCAATAGGAGTTGTATCAATTTTTGCTCGTGTCAACTTTTTCAACAACCCATTCAATGGCTTTTCAGCAAACGCTCCTGATCCTGAAGTAACCGTATTAGCGTAACGTATGTAGTCTTCTGTTCGCTTATCGTTGCAACTGATCAATGCGCCAATCACTTTACCAAGTACTGTGAGTGGAGTGTCTGCGAAGAGTTCTTGAAGTCTAGGCACCATTATCAGTAATAGAGCAACTTTTTGTCGATGAGTATAATCATAGATCTCATCTGATTCTTCATCTTCAACTTTGCTTTCCTGATTAGTGTCAGGAAAGGAATCCACTGATGGCAGTGATGTGTTTGCCTCTGTAATTGCCATACTCTTATTAGCCAACCAGCTTATCAGTGCAGTCCGGCTATTTAGGGATTCAACATGAATATTGAATTCCTGCATATTACCTTCTAAGAACTCCAACAATCCTTTCTTATCGATGGCATTCGAATAAAGTTGATCTAGATATTTTATAATGGAATATCCTTCTAGCTTATCGATACGATCAGCAAGCTTCCAGTTATAATATGATTCAGGGACTGGCTGCAACACAAAAGTGTTATCCGTCGCTTCCGGCGGATATGCGTAATAATAAGCAGCAAAATCAAAATCAGGTTCGCGAAAGACAGGATTGTTAGGTGGGTAAGGCCCCCCAGTATCGAGCAACTCCTGCGACATAATCACGAACCAATTGGATTGATCAATCGGTAGTTGAGGATGGGTTGGAATATTCACCATAACAGCATTAAGTGATTTGTAAGAAACACTAGCTGGAGTGAGCAAAAGAACTCATCCGAACTTTTACACCTTTACTACGATAACTGCACTGGAGTTAACC contains:
- a CDS encoding helix-turn-helix domain-containing protein; the protein is MKEHDPLEVLPALLTLPQFRWLLNTILDEKLKPLFALLQADQQQSQAEYLTTKQALDLLHLSKPTLNKLRRLQIINSYYSSDKRVLYKRSELIAYLESHK